The Fusarium falciforme chromosome 7, complete sequence genome window below encodes:
- a CDS encoding Putative quinone oxidoreductase: MKEAIVAPNTTVKVIDSPIPEPGPSEILIKVVVSGTNPKDWKVPFWSNTSSNSGDDIAGIVASLGPGVRGFHKGDRVAAMHVGLASFGSFAEYAIAPEHTVFPIPESIKFEEAATVPFAAYTAAVALTRTLEFPSPWDRPATSSRPLIIYGASTAVGAFAIKLARAAGVHPIIAVGSQNSKSVVPLLNEGNKFVDYTTYKTDEELAEAINRAASEAGVSAGQIHDVFDTVSTERTIALLGKVVETAVGREPKLALVLPSADSVSVDSRVQVLPINVGIVHGASENDQLFGLVWGQAFARGLAEGWLTPHPYELVQGGLGGLEGALKDLKEGRVRGKKMVIRILETKDIV, encoded by the exons ATGAAGGAAGCTATAGTTGCTCCCAACACTACAGTCAAAGTCATCGACTCACCCATCCCAGAGCCTGGGCCAAGCGAGATCCTAATCAAGGTAGTCGTTTCTG GCACAAATCCCAAAGATTGGAAAGTACCATTTTGGAGCAATACATCTTCCAACTCTGGTGATGACATAGCGGGCATCGTCGCTTCTCTTGGACCCGGTGTGCGCGGGTTCCATAAGGGTGACCGCGTTGCTGCAATGCACGTCGGACTTGCAAGCTTCGGATCGTTCGCTGAATACGCGATCGCCCCTGAGCACACTGTATTCCCTATTCCTGAGTCTATCAAGTTCGAGGAGGCAGCCACAGTTCCGTTTGCGGCTTACACGGCTGCAGTCGCCTTGACTCGCACCCTCGAGTTCCCGTCTCCTTGGGACCGACCAGCAACTTCCAGCAGACCTCTGATCATTTATGGCGCAAGCACTGCTGTAGGTGCATTTGCAATCAAGCTGGCCCGGGCAGCAGGTGTTCATCCCATCATTGCCGTCGGTAGCCAAAACAGCAAGTCCGTTGTTCCTCTTTTGAACGAAGGAAACAAGTTCGTAGACTATACCACCTACAAGACGGATGAAGAACTCgcagaggccatcaacaGAGCTGCTTCGGAGGCTGGCGTTTCGGCCGGACAGATACACGACGTTTTTGACACCGTTTCCACTGAGAGAACCATTGCCTTGCTTGGTAAAGTCGTCGAAACAGCTGTGGGTCGAGAGCCAAAGCTGGCTCTTGTCCTCCCTTCCGCCGACTCAGTCAGCGTCGATTCGAGGGTGCAAGTGTTGCCAATAAACGTTGGCATTGTACATGGAGCCAGCGAAAATGATCAGTTGTTTGGTTTAGTATGGGGACAGGCTTTCGCGCGGGGTCTCGCAGAAGGCTGGTTGACACCGCACCCCTATGAGCTCGTTCAGGGTGGACTTGGTGGACTTGAAGGAGCATTGAAGGATTTAAAAGAAGGCCGGGTGcgagggaagaagatggtgatTAGGATCTTGGAAACTAAAGATATCGTCTGA